Proteins encoded together in one Bacteroides ovatus window:
- a CDS encoding SDR family oxidoreductase, translating to MNYPFGRKLFHIDCVLLVIKWALYSFTKSYGQKCFNEGKNIKVNGLCPGPVKTSMTVSENSSLLRGDIPNKRIGLPEEIAELALMIVYSSMYGMNGHIIVCDGGETLI from the coding sequence ATGAATTATCCTTTTGGAAGAAAATTATTCCATATAGATTGCGTCCTTTTAGTAATTAAATGGGCATTGTATTCATTCACAAAGTCTTATGGGCAGAAGTGTTTTAATGAGGGAAAGAATATTAAAGTTAATGGTCTATGTCCTGGTCCAGTCAAGACATCGATGACAGTTAGCGAGAATTCTTCTCTATTACGTGGCGATATACCCAATAAACGAATAGGACTTCCTGAAGAAATAGCCGAATTAGCTTTAATGATAGTATACAGTTCAATGTATGGTATGAATGGACATATTATAGTGTGTGACGGTGGTGAGACATTAATATAA